From the genome of Leptodactylus fuscus isolate aLepFus1 chromosome 1, aLepFus1.hap2, whole genome shotgun sequence, one region includes:
- the LOC142194123 gene encoding taste receptor type 2 member 40-like, with translation MPPIFIVASMTILGISTIFGVFTNLLIVSVNFVDKVRGRKLNPSDLIMVTLGAFNVFFQIIMLINDYVSFLDRDLYSSEQIYTLFTVLLILPIFSSFWFTVCLSVYYYLQIIIFTQPFLIWLKLRVSHLIPKLLMASVFTSVANGIPAAWYRYKDHLQLNISNNQSLEVTVPKVNVVYMLPSTIITCSLPLALIGIANGIIIKSLLSHSHKEDRNANGDLSPKAEARIRAARTIGGLLLLYIAFYVSEVLLFIDTFPRNSLGFCACLVVIYLYPPAQSVVLILGSPKLKQISLALLQCLFSKEQPKTIEILFVKL, from the coding sequence ATGCCTCCTATTTTTATTGTAGCCTCCATGACTATTTTAGGAATTAGCACAATATTTGGGGTGTTCACCAACTTACTGATTGTCTCTGTGAACTTTGTTGACAAGGTCAGAGGCAGAAAGCTTAATCCATCAGACCTCATAATGGTGACCCTTGGTGCATTCAATGTATTTTTCCAGATTATTATGCTTATTAATGACTATGTGAGTTTCTTGGACCGTGACCTCTACAGTTCTGAACAAATCTATACATTATTTACAGTTTTGCTTATTCTGCCTATATTTTCCAGTTTCTGGTTTACAGTTTGCCTCTCTGTCTACTACTACTTGCAGATCATCATTTTTACCCAACCATTTCTTATCTGGCTTAAATTGAGAGTTTCTCATCTGATACCAAAACTACTCATGGCTTCAGTTTTTACTTCAGTGGCTAATGGCATACCGGCTGCCTGGTACCGTTACAAAGACCACCTTCAATTAAACATTTCTAATAATCAGAGTTTAGAAGTAACCGTGCCAAAAGTAAATGTTGTCTATATGCTCCCCAGCACCATCATAACTTGTTCCCTTCCACTCGCTCTCATTGGAATTGCTAATGGCATCATCATTaaatctctgctctcacacagccACAAAGAGGACAGGAATGCAAATGGAGATCTTAGTCCAAAAGCAGAAGCTCGTATACGTGCAGCTAGGACCATTGGTGGCCTCCTACTTCTTTACATTGCATTTTATGTATCTGAGGTTCTCCTCTTTATAGATACTTTCCCTAGGAATAGCCTGGGATTCTGTGCATGTCTGGTGGTAATTTATTTATATCCTCCGGCACAGTCTGTGGTTCTGATACTGGGAAGTCCTAAACTCAAACAAATCTCTCTAGCTCTACTACAATGTTTATTCAGTAAAGAGCAGCCTAAAACAATAGAGATTTTATTTGTCAAGCTCTGA